The sequence below is a genomic window from Strix uralensis isolate ZFMK-TIS-50842 chromosome 11, bStrUra1, whole genome shotgun sequence.
GAACAGTATTGGTGATAAACCCAAACATGCCCAAACTCCGTATTTTCCACCGCCTTCAGTGTATATACCGACAGGAGCTTCAGTACTGGATCATCTTAGGAAGGTACCAGAGCCCGAATTAAGCATGTTTGATCAATACtgtaaaaaggaacaaaagatgGAAATCCACTGCCAGCCGGAGAATAGGCTGGAAATGAGCAGGAGAGAACAAGACAAAGCAGCAGAGAGGTTTGTGGATTCAAGCAAGGACTTGGTAGATACCAATAGCTTTCTGGGAGAAGGCTTGGTGTTTGGAGACCTCCCTCACAACAATTTAGGAGAAAGTAAGGGGTCTGTGCCCGAGCTGAACATGTCTTCATCGGTACCTCCTCGCCAGAGGTTAAAGCCAGCTCATTCAAAGTTGTCATCCTGCGTGGCGGCACTAGTAGCTCTTCAGGCCAAAAAGGTTGCGTGTATTCCAAAAGGCGATCAGCCAAATCTTACCAAGGAACCTGGTCCTTTCAAAGATGGGACGAAGGGAAGTCCAAAAATGCCCAAGTCGCCAAAGAGTCCCCGAAGCCCCTTAGAGGTGGTAAGGAAGGCCAGCAAGCAGCCTGAGAGTCCTCGAAGCGTGTGCAGCGACAGCAGTGGGAAAGGCTCTCCTTCCATGGCAGCTGGCTCTCCGCCAGCTATTCCCAAAGTTAGAATAAAGACTATCAAGACATCCTCTGGTGAAATTAAAAGAACTGTAACTAGGATTTTGCCAGAAAACGATGAGTTGGGCAAATCTTCGGAAGAGTCGCCTGTGGAAACCTCATCTGCTGAAGAGTTTATCAAATCTTTCCCATCACCTGACACTAGTGCGGTTATGGAAAGCGAGGCTAGCAAGAATTCAACCAAAAATGGGGCTGCTGTGGCTATCCAGCTGTCAAACGTAACAAGTCCTTACGCGGACGGTATGAAAGCAGATATTGTTGCAAACAGCACGTGTGCCGTGTCCTTATCTCCGCTGCCAAACTGCAGCGGCGGTGCCATAAAAGTAGGTGTGAAGAGACAGCAGCAGGGTATCGTGGTGCAGCCGTCCAACGTGACCAGCTCCAGCCTTCTTCCCAAAGCCGTGCACTTGGCAAATCTCAACTTAGTCCCGCACAGCGTTGCTGCTTCTGTCACGGCGAAGTCATCTGCACAGAGGCAGAATCAGCCTCAGGTGACACAGATGTCTGTGCCGCTGGTGCACCAAGTCAAGAAAGCTGCTCCCGTCGTCGTGGAGGCGTTTAATAAAGTACTACACAGTGCCAATCCAGTGCCAATATATACTCCAAACCTTAGCCCTCCGCCTGACACCAGTATTAATTTACCTGCCTCTGGGTATTGTTGCCTGGAATGTGGGGACTCGTTTGCCTTAGAGAAAAGCCTGACTCAACACTATAGTAGACGAAGTGTTCATATTGAAGTCATGTGCACTCAGTGTTCAACTatgctacttttttttaataagtgtaGCTTGCTTAAACATGCAAGAGATCATAAGAGCAAAGGATTTATCATGCAGTGTTCTCAGCTGCTAATGAAACCAATTTCCTTAGACCAAATGTTTTCACCTTCTCCTACAAGCTCTTCAGCCTCTCTGGCTCCTCAGACTTTgcactcgccctctccttcacGCAAGCCCAGTGCTGCTTCAGGAGGTGGGGTAGGAATTTCTGCTAGCACTCAGCCAGCCTTGCCTCTCTATACAGACCCATTGAGACTAATCCGTCATGGACTTAAGTGTTTAGAGTGTAACAAGCAGGCGCAGGATTACGTTGCTTTAGCAGCTCATTACCAGAGAACCTCAGAAGATAACGAGAGACTGGTAAGTCGTCATTTTAATGTTATTAGTTAAATCTGAGTTTAAAGAGATTGTCCTCCAGGGGGGAAAAATAGGCATCGTAGTGGCAAATGAATCTCTTTGCCTTAAAAAGTGTTTGTGGGGAGGATTTGGGACAAGCATGAGCCCAGATGTGTGCGGGTGAAGAGATGTTCAGTGTTGTTTGCTTGCCCTCTTGTTTACCTTTTGCCAACAAAAAAAGGTTAGTAAGGAGACACTGGAGATCCTAGAGCATTGAAGGAAGGTGTTGGAGATCAAAGATCACTTGGATGAGGCGTGCAAGAGTGCTGTAGGGGAGGACCAGCGCAGCATTACCTGAAACAGGTTTTTGTGCTCTAAGCGTGGTTAGAGGAGATCTGACacaatttaattttatctttCCTAGAACTTGTGCCAGAATTTTCCATGTAACACTTTGAACATTGGGTGCTGTTTTTACTGTTAGTGTGATAAAGTGTATATTGGGACAGGACTGGCTGAGAGGGAAGCAGTGCAGTATGTGGGGTGGAAGGCTATTTTTGGCTATTTTTGCCCTTTGGGTGGGAGAGGGACGAGTCAGTGCCATGTTTCCATAGGAGGGCTGAAGAATCTTGTTAGTGGCTTCCTGTCTTGCTCCAGTGCTTGCCCTGCTTGGATCTCCACTGCCTTCGCAGATCTCCCTCGTAGGTGCAGACAGGGGAGTCTGAATCCCCTTTGAAACCCCAGCTTAGGtttctgctgctgaagaggaggagatgCTCTTCGTTGGGTGCCAAGACCATATgctttgtttatgttttttatttttgaagatacGGTCAATCCTGTTTAAGTATAAATCAACATGAAGTCGAACAGGAGGAGGAATCCTTATCTTGTTAGATGAGGTGAAAGCTTTCCACGTTGGTctggctgccagcagagctggcaggctCCCAGGGCAGTCTCCTCCATAAGCTCCACGAACGAGGACTCCATGCCAACATGAGACGTTTGGGGAGATGACTGCCAGTCTCTGCCATGGCCATTGTAGTACCTGCACGCTCCAGAGCCTCCCTTTGCTTGTTAAATGGCTTGCAGGAGTATTGAGGTTGCTGTGGTGCAGTTTAGATGCTTTGTTAACTTTCTCTTAAATTCatcatcagcaaaaaaaaaaaaaaaatagattatgcCTGAATGGTTTTTATGTCATGAAAAATGGTGAGGCCAGAAGGGATCAGCGCAGCCACGTAATCATGTTTCTTGCCTGAGGCAGACCAGTGAGCACTGCACTCTGTCAACACTGTAACTTATTTTTCAAGTAtaatacatttttagaaaatgtCAGCAGTCTGGAATTAAAACCTTCAGGTGAAAGGGGTACAGTGAGTGCTCCAAAGTGAGCTAAAATGTTAATCAgctgcattaaaaatgtatttcctattTTTGTTGTGGGATTATCAATTCAAGAGCTCcttaaagagagaagaaatgtctgatagtaaatatttttagcttgtaatgaaataatttattctgtacCTTAACCAAGAAAAGAGTTTAAGCCTCTTGCTTCAAGTTATGTCTGCTAGATGTgagattatttttgtatttttctgaataGAAGCattggaaaaacaggaaaaagaggcAACATTAGAGCTTGTAAAACCACGTCCTCCCTGTTTGATCTTCCCATGTTTGTACTCAATGGGATGCATGCATTGCTCTGGGAGTCCTTTTCCACTGTATCTGCTGTCCTCCAGACTGCCCCGTGGTGCTCCATGCTGTTCCTGGAACATCTGTTTCAGCAAAGCTATTACATTTCTAAAGGAAATAAAGAGTTTGTGCCCATATGCCTGTAATTGTGTGCCTCCAGATTTAGCAGTAGCTAATGGAAACCATCCCTCTGCCTTCTAGCAGTACCCAGGGTATTTGGTGTCACTGGGCTGAGCGGCAAAAGGATGGGTGAAATCCAGTGGTCTCACGGGGTCCCTGCACAGATGGGTGCCGCAGTCCAAGGGAGAGGGCGTGCGTTGGAGTGTCTTGACATCGCGTGTCTCACTTGAGTAGCACACTGTGTAGCTCCCATCAGTAACGAGGCATGAGAAGCTGCAGGTTTTACATATCAGGGGCGTTACTGAACGCGAGTCTGATGTTAAGCATGGTGTGAGAAGGAGGTAGGTAAGGCTGTTGGAGTATGCATCATAAGCTCCTGAACAGGAAAACATCAACCGGCCGAACCCATTCTGAGAAGGTGCTGGTGGTATCCCTGACTTTGCATTAATGAAGCTAATTTCTTGGGTAGCTATTTCTATTTTGATGACAAAAAAGAGGAATGTTGGTAGAAGCTGGAGATGATCGAGTGATTTCACAAACCCTTTCTTAGGTGGTAGAAGCAGTTGAAAACTGGTTTCCATCTCCAGAGTTGACCAGGTC
It includes:
- the ZNF592 gene encoding zinc finger protein 592 isoform X4, which produces MPASSAPVRAALGRCCPLYRTLVLQVAILNLLLEQHGTCWFESCRGAAADLWKPPGIALLAKGLSAFIMGDMKTPDFDDLLAAFDIPDPTSLDAKETIPSTGEENENHLKSSGICIDENVSLSHSLPPSDAPVVSVIVKNTSRQESFEAEKEGNHLGTGLLHNGFRGSDLPSEAHALVHNYGKFESTFINGDSSRSYSDKLDQSKSEPLPTFSQFSPISSPEPEDAFKENSIGDKPKHAQTPYFPPPSVYIPTGASVLDHLRKVPEPELSMFDQYCKKEQKMEIHCQPENRLEMSRREQDKAAERFVDSSKDLVDTNSFLGEGLVFGDLPHNNLGESKGSVPELNMSSSVPPRQRLKPAHSKLSSCVAALVALQAKKVACIPKGDQPNLTKEPGPFKDGTKGSPKMPKSPKSPRSPLEVVRKASKQPESPRSVCSDSSGKGSPSMAAGSPPAIPKVRIKTIKTSSGEIKRTVTRILPENDELGKSSEESPVETSSAEEFIKSFPSPDTSAVMESEASKNSTKNGAAVAIQLSNVTSPYADGMKADIVANSTCAVSLSPLPNCSGGAIKVGVKRQQQGIVVQPSNVTSSSLLPKAVHLANLNLVPHSVAASVTAKSSAQRQNQPQVTQMSVPLVHQVKKAAPVVVEAFNKVLHSANPVPIYTPNLSPPPDTSINLPASGYCCLECGDSFALEKSLTQHYSRRSVHIEVMCTQCSTMLLFFNKCSLLKHARDHKSKGFIMQCSQLLMKPISLDQMFSPSPTSSSASLAPQTLHSPSPSRKPSAASGGGVGISASTQPALPLYTDPLRLIRHGLKCLECNKQAQDYVALAAHYQRTSEDNERLTCQVCQMMLPNQCSYCAHQRIHAHKSPYCCPECGAVCRSAYFQTHVKENCLHYSRKVGFRCIHCGVVFMTLAMLKVHVHEKHCEVFHKCSFCPMAFKSADSTTAHMTSQHPAESHKTTQVIYKCSCETVFNKKKLLQEHFQQNTNKLLVGVFKCPQCQLVYMQKQQLMQHVKGVHGVPQNPEELSNFRQKSEKASRNQVHIPPKELSVANGTSHSPLLRKDMRVEGHNPESKSRLRRTGWTCKECSQWIPDRETYVSHMKRSHGRSMKRYPCRQCERSFNASNSLRRHIRNNHDTAKKVYTCWL
- the ZNF592 gene encoding zinc finger protein 592 isoform X5, which gives rise to MPASSAPVRAALGRCCPLYRTLVLQVAILNLLLEQHGTCWFESCRGAAADLWKPPGIALLAKGLSAFIMGDMKTPDFDDLLAAFDIPDPTSLDAKETIPSTGEENENHLKSSGICIDENVSLSHSLPPSDAPVVSVIVKNTSRQESFEAEKEGNHLGTGLLHNGFRGSDLPSEAHALVHNYGKFESTFINGDSSRSYSDKLDQSKSEPLPTFSQFSPISSPEPEDAFKENSIGDKPKHAQTPYFPPPSVYIPTGASVLDHLRKVPEPELSMFDQYCKKEQKMEIHCQPENRLEMSRREQDKAAERFVDSSKDLVDTNSFLGEGLVFGDLPHNNLGESKGSVPELNMSSSVPPRQRLKPAHSKLSSCVAALVALQAKKVACIPKGDQPNLTKEPGPFKDGTKGSPKMPKSPKSPRSPLEVVRKASKQPESPRSVCSDSSGKGSPSMAAGSPPAIPKVRIKTIKTSSGEIKRTVTRILPENDELGKSSEESPVETSSAEEFIKSFPSPDTSAVMESEASKNSTKNGAAVAIQLSNVTSPYADGMKADIVANSTCAVSLSPLPNCSGGAIKVGVKRQQQGIVVQPSNVTSSSLLPKAVHLANLNLVPHSVAASVTAKSSAQRQNQPQVTQMSVPLVHQVKKAAPVVVEAFNKVLHSANPVPIYTPNLSPPPDTSINLPASGYCCLECGDSFALEKSLTQHYSRRSVHIEVMCTQCSTMLLFFNKCSLLKHARDHKSKGFIMQCSQLLMKPISLDQMFSPSPTSSSASLAPQTLHSPSPSRKPSAASGGGVGISASTQPALPLYTDPLRLIRHGLKCLECNKQAQDYVALAAHYQRTSEDNERLTCQVCQMMLPNQCSYCAHQRIHAHKSPYCCPECGAVCRSAYFQTHVKENCLHYSRKVGFRCIHCGVVFMTLAMLKVHVHEKHCEVFHKCSFCPMAFKSADSTTAHMTSQHPAESHKTTQVIYKCSCETVFNKKKLLQEHFQQNTNKLLVGVFKCPQCQLVYMQKQQLMQHVKGVHGVPQNPEELSNFRQKSEKASRNQVHIPPKELSVANGTSHSPLLRKDMRVEGHNPESKSRLRRTGWTCKECSQWIPDRETYVSHMKRSHGRVLHR